One region of Polynucleobacter sp. Adler-ghost genomic DNA includes:
- the secE gene encoding preprotein translocase subunit SecE: MSQQTASHSEEKSSWVSGLAALIVVAALVLYYTLADQSLLIRLAVLFGGIATAVLIVALSADGRRFIAYAKDSWYEVKKVVWPTRKETTQMTLVVFGFVVIMSLFLWLADKLIEWLVFSVFLGWK, translated from the coding sequence ATGTCTCAACAAACAGCAAGTCACTCTGAAGAAAAGAGCAGCTGGGTCTCCGGACTCGCTGCTTTAATCGTCGTTGCAGCGTTAGTTCTTTACTACACGTTGGCAGACCAATCTTTACTGATTCGTTTGGCTGTTTTGTTTGGCGGTATAGCAACTGCAGTTTTGATTGTGGCCCTGTCAGCAGATGGCCGTCGTTTTATCGCCTATGCTAAAGATTCTTGGTATGAAGTAAAAAAGGTTGTTTGGCCGACCCGCAAAGAGACGACCCAAATGACTCTAGTCGTATTTGGCTTTGTCGTGATCATGTCCTTATTTTTGTGGCTTGCAGACAAATTAATTGAATGGCTAGTTTTTTCAGTCTTTTTGGGCTGGAAGTGA
- the tuf gene encoding elongation factor Tu, with protein sequence MAKEKFERTKPHVNVGTIGHVDHGKTTLTAAIATVLSKAFGGEAKAYDQIDAAPEEKARGITINTAHVEYETANRHYAHVDCPGHADYVKNMITGAAQMDGAILVCSAADGPMPQTREHILLARQVGVPYIIVFLNKCDMVDDAELLELVEMEVRELLSKYDFPGDDTPIVQGSAKLALEGDEGPLGKEAIMKLAEALDTYIPTPERAVDGAFLMPVEDVFSISGRGTVVTGRIERGIVKVGEEIEIIGIKPTLKTTCTGVEMFRKLLDQGQAGDNVGILLRGTKREEVERGQVLAKPGSITPHTHFTAEVYILGKDEGGRHTPFFNNYRPQFYFRTTDVTGSIELPKDKEMVMPGDNVTITVKLIAPIAMEEGLRFAIREGGRTVGAGVVAKILA encoded by the coding sequence ATGGCAAAAGAAAAGTTTGAGCGGACAAAACCGCACGTAAACGTTGGCACCATTGGTCACGTTGACCACGGTAAAACCACATTGACAGCAGCGATCGCAACTGTGCTTTCTAAGGCATTCGGTGGCGAAGCAAAAGCATACGATCAGATCGATGCTGCTCCAGAAGAAAAAGCACGCGGTATTACGATTAATACAGCACACGTTGAGTACGAGACTGCTAATCGTCACTACGCACACGTGGATTGCCCAGGACATGCTGACTACGTTAAGAACATGATTACTGGTGCTGCTCAGATGGACGGCGCTATTTTGGTTTGCTCTGCAGCTGACGGCCCAATGCCACAAACTCGTGAGCACATCCTCTTGGCACGCCAAGTGGGTGTTCCCTACATCATCGTATTTTTGAACAAGTGCGATATGGTGGATGACGCTGAATTGTTAGAGTTAGTTGAAATGGAAGTTCGTGAGCTTTTATCTAAGTACGACTTCCCAGGTGATGACACACCAATCGTTCAAGGTTCTGCTAAGTTAGCACTTGAAGGCGACGAAGGCCCATTGGGTAAAGAAGCCATCATGAAATTGGCTGAAGCATTAGATACCTACATCCCAACTCCAGAGCGTGCTGTTGACGGTGCGTTCTTGATGCCAGTAGAGGACGTGTTCTCTATCTCCGGTCGCGGTACTGTTGTTACAGGTCGTATCGAGCGCGGTATCGTGAAGGTTGGTGAAGAGATTGAAATTATCGGCATCAAGCCAACACTCAAGACAACTTGTACTGGTGTTGAAATGTTCCGCAAATTGCTCGACCAAGGTCAAGCAGGCGATAACGTGGGTATCTTGTTACGCGGTACAAAACGTGAAGAAGTTGAGCGCGGCCAAGTATTGGCTAAGCCAGGTTCAATCACCCCACATACTCACTTTACAGCCGAGGTTTATATCTTGGGTAAAGACGAAGGTGGCCGTCATACACCATTCTTTAACAACTATCGTCCCCAGTTTTACTTCCGTACTACGGACGTAACGGGTTCAATCGAGTTGCCAAAAGACAAAGAAATGGTGATGCCTGGTGATAACGTCACGATTACCGTCAAACTCATCGCACCAATCGCGATGGAAGAAGGTTTACGTTTTGCGATCCGTGAAGGTGGCCGTACTGTTGGCGCCGGCGTGGTTGCGAAGATTTTGGCTTAA
- the rplK gene encoding 50S ribosomal protein L11, translated as MAKKIIGFIKLQIPAGKANPSPPVGPALGQRGLNIMEFCKAFNAQTQSMEPGLPIPVVITAFADKSFTFIMKTPPATIMIKKAAKIEKGSPRPHTDKVGKITRAQAEEIAKAKMPDLTAADMDAAVRTIAGSARSMGITVEGL; from the coding sequence ATGGCAAAAAAGATCATTGGCTTTATCAAGCTGCAGATCCCTGCAGGTAAAGCAAATCCATCACCTCCCGTAGGTCCAGCATTGGGTCAACGCGGCCTCAATATTATGGAGTTTTGTAAGGCGTTTAATGCTCAAACTCAGAGCATGGAACCTGGCCTGCCAATTCCAGTCGTGATTACAGCGTTTGCTGACAAGAGCTTCACTTTCATCATGAAGACTCCTCCAGCAACCATCATGATTAAGAAGGCTGCAAAGATCGAAAAAGGATCACCACGTCCGCATACCGATAAGGTAGGAAAAATTACACGTGCTCAAGCAGAAGAAATTGCTAAAGCAAAAATGCCAGATTTGACAGCTGCCGATATGGACGCTGCTGTAAGAACAATCGCTGGTAGCGCCCGCTCAATGGGCATCACAGTGGAAGGTCTCTAA
- the rpoB gene encoding DNA-directed RNA polymerase subunit beta, which yields MNYSFTERKRVRKSFAKRVNNHQVPYLIATQLESYAKFLQAEKPAMSRLTEGLQAAFTSAFPIVSNNGYARMEYVSYQLSQPPFDVKECQQRGYTYHSALRAKVRLIIYDREAPTKVKEVKESEVYMGEIPLMTDNGSFVINGTERVIVSQLHRSPGVFFEHDKGKTHSSGKLLFSARIIPYRGSWLDFEFDPKDILYFRVDRRRKMPVTILLKAIGLNNEQILANFFNFDHFALSANGASMEFVPERLRGQMANFDVLDKNGVVVIQKDKRINAKHIRELEAAKTKNIVVPDDYLVGRVVARNIIDPDSGEILAYANDEITEELLATLRDAGIKQLETIYTNDLDSGAYISQTLRTDETADQMAARIAIYRMMRPGEPPTEDAVEALFQRLFYNEDSYDLSRVGRMKVNSRLGRSEMEGKMVLSDEDILDTIKSLVDLRNGKGEVDDIDHLGNRRVRCVGELAENQFRAGLSRVERAVKERLGQAETENLMPHDLINSKPISSAIREFFGSSQLSQFMDQTNPLSEITHKRRISALGPGGLTRERAGFEVRDVHPTHYGRVCPIETPEGPNIGLINSLALFARLNEHGFLETPYRKVANSKVSDEVMYLSAIEEAKYVIAQANATIDKNGKLADELVSARQAGETMMVSPERIDFIDVAPSQIVSAAASLVPFLEHDDANRALMGANMQRQAVPCLRPDKPLVGTGLERIVAVDSGTVILASRGGIVDYVDANRVVIRVNDDETAAGEVGVDIYNLIKYTRSNQNTNINQRPIVQAGDRVARGDVVADGASTDLGELALGQNMTVAFMPWNGYNFEDSILISEKVVADDRYTSIHIEELSVVARDTKLGSEEITRDISNLAESQLSRLDESGIVYIGAEVEAGDVLVGKVTPKGETTLTPEEKLLRAIFGEKASDVKDTSLRVPSGMIGTVIDVQVFTREGIERDARAQSIIQEELQRYRLDLNDQLRIVEGDAFMRLEKLLIGKVANGGPKKLAKGTKIDKEYLADLDKYHWFDVRPADDEVASQVEAIKSSIEAKRKQFDEAFEEKRTKLTQGDDLQPGVTKMVKVYLAVKRRLQPGDKMAGRHGNKGVVSKIAPAEDMPFMADGRPVDIVLNPLGVPSRMNVGQILETHLGWAAQGIGKRIDEMVRQQAKQAELRKFMKQLYNETGRIEDIDNFTDEQINVLAENLRQGLPFATPVFDGATEAEIGRMLELAYPEEVATSLKMTPSRQQMILCDGRTGDQFERPVTVGVMHVLKLHHLVDDKMHARSTGPYSLVTQQPLGGKAQFGGQRFGEMEVWALEAYGASYVLQEMLTVKSDDVAGRTKVYENIVKGEHTIDAGMPESFNVLVKEIRSLGIDIDMERN from the coding sequence ATGAACTACAGCTTCACCGAACGCAAGCGAGTCCGTAAAAGCTTTGCTAAGCGAGTAAATAATCATCAGGTTCCATACCTGATCGCAACGCAGCTGGAATCCTACGCTAAATTTTTACAGGCTGAAAAGCCAGCAATGTCTCGTCTTACAGAGGGACTTCAGGCTGCCTTTACATCAGCATTCCCAATTGTGTCTAACAATGGCTATGCACGTATGGAATACGTGTCATACCAGTTGTCACAGCCACCGTTTGACGTTAAAGAATGTCAACAACGTGGTTACACGTACCATTCAGCCTTACGTGCAAAAGTTCGCTTGATTATTTATGATCGCGAAGCGCCTACTAAGGTTAAAGAGGTAAAAGAGAGCGAAGTCTACATGGGTGAAATTCCACTCATGACAGATAACGGCTCTTTTGTGATCAACGGCACTGAGCGCGTCATCGTTTCTCAGTTGCACCGTTCCCCAGGCGTGTTCTTCGAACACGATAAGGGCAAGACACATAGCTCAGGAAAGTTGCTATTCTCCGCGCGTATTATTCCTTACCGTGGTTCATGGCTCGATTTTGAGTTTGATCCAAAAGATATTTTGTATTTCCGCGTTGACCGTCGCCGTAAGATGCCTGTCACCATTTTGCTTAAAGCAATTGGTTTAAACAACGAACAGATTCTTGCAAACTTCTTTAACTTTGATCATTTTGCATTGAGCGCAAACGGCGCATCAATGGAATTTGTACCAGAGCGTTTGCGTGGCCAAATGGCTAACTTTGATGTGCTCGATAAGAATGGCGTAGTTGTCATTCAAAAAGACAAGCGTATCAATGCAAAGCATATTCGTGAGCTCGAAGCCGCTAAGACTAAAAACATCGTAGTTCCAGATGACTACTTAGTTGGTCGCGTAGTTGCACGTAACATCATTGATCCAGACTCCGGTGAAATCTTGGCTTATGCTAATGATGAAATTACTGAGGAGTTGTTGGCTACATTGCGCGATGCAGGCATTAAGCAGTTGGAAACCATCTACACCAATGATTTGGATTCTGGTGCGTATATTTCACAGACATTGCGTACTGACGAAACTGCAGATCAAATGGCTGCTCGTATTGCCATCTATCGTATGATGCGTCCTGGTGAGCCTCCAACAGAAGATGCTGTTGAGGCCTTATTCCAGCGCTTGTTCTACAACGAAGACAGTTACGATTTATCACGCGTTGGTCGTATGAAAGTAAACAGCCGTCTCGGTCGTTCTGAGATGGAAGGCAAAATGGTTTTGTCGGATGAAGATATCCTCGACACCATTAAGTCTTTAGTTGACTTGCGTAACGGCAAAGGCGAAGTCGATGACATCGATCACTTAGGTAATCGTCGCGTACGTTGCGTAGGTGAGTTGGCTGAGAATCAATTCCGCGCTGGTTTGTCACGCGTTGAGCGTGCGGTTAAAGAACGTCTCGGTCAAGCCGAAACAGAAAACCTCATGCCGCATGACTTGATTAACAGCAAGCCAATCTCTTCAGCGATTCGTGAGTTCTTCGGTTCTTCCCAGTTGTCCCAGTTTATGGACCAAACAAACCCATTGTCAGAGATCACGCACAAGCGTCGTATTTCTGCATTGGGACCTGGTGGTTTGACACGCGAGCGCGCAGGTTTCGAAGTGCGCGACGTGCATCCTACCCACTATGGACGTGTTTGCCCAATTGAAACTCCAGAAGGACCAAACATTGGTCTGATCAACTCACTTGCGTTGTTTGCGCGTTTGAATGAGCATGGTTTCTTGGAAACACCATATCGTAAAGTTGCTAATAGCAAGGTAAGCGATGAAGTAATGTATCTCTCCGCTATTGAAGAGGCGAAATACGTTATTGCTCAGGCAAATGCAACGATCGACAAAAACGGTAAGTTAGCCGATGAATTGGTTTCAGCGCGTCAAGCTGGTGAAACTATGATGGTTAGCCCAGAGCGCATTGATTTCATTGACGTTGCTCCTAGCCAGATCGTTTCTGCCGCTGCTTCACTGGTTCCATTCTTGGAGCACGATGATGCGAATCGTGCGTTGATGGGTGCGAATATGCAACGTCAAGCGGTTCCTTGCTTGCGCCCAGATAAGCCATTGGTTGGTACCGGCTTAGAGCGCATTGTTGCGGTTGACTCAGGCACTGTTATTTTGGCTTCCCGCGGCGGTATCGTTGACTATGTTGACGCAAACCGTGTCGTGATTCGTGTAAACGATGACGAGACAGCAGCGGGTGAAGTTGGTGTGGATATTTATAACCTTATCAAGTACACCCGTTCAAACCAAAATACCAACATCAACCAACGTCCAATCGTTCAGGCTGGTGATCGTGTTGCCCGTGGCGACGTAGTTGCTGATGGTGCATCTACCGACTTAGGCGAATTGGCTTTGGGTCAAAACATGACTGTGGCATTTATGCCATGGAACGGTTACAACTTCGAAGACTCAATCTTGATTTCTGAAAAAGTTGTAGCTGACGATCGTTACACTTCGATTCACATTGAAGAGTTGTCGGTTGTTGCTCGCGACACAAAGCTTGGTTCAGAAGAAATTACACGCGATATCTCCAACTTGGCTGAGTCACAACTCTCCCGTTTGGACGAGAGCGGTATTGTTTACATCGGTGCTGAAGTTGAAGCTGGTGACGTATTGGTTGGTAAGGTTACTCCAAAGGGTGAGACAACTCTCACTCCGGAAGAGAAGTTACTGCGTGCGATCTTCGGTGAAAAAGCATCTGACGTTAAAGATACTTCTTTGCGCGTTCCATCTGGAATGATCGGTACTGTTATTGATGTTCAAGTCTTCACCCGTGAAGGTATTGAGCGCGATGCACGTGCACAGTCAATCATTCAAGAAGAATTACAACGCTATCGTTTGGACTTAAACGACCAGTTGCGTATTGTTGAAGGTGATGCCTTCATGCGTTTAGAGAAGTTGTTGATTGGCAAAGTTGCCAACGGCGGCCCTAAGAAATTAGCTAAAGGCACCAAGATCGACAAGGAATACCTTGCCGATTTAGACAAGTACCATTGGTTTGATGTTCGTCCAGCGGATGATGAAGTTGCTTCACAAGTTGAAGCAATCAAATCTTCTATTGAAGCTAAGCGTAAGCAGTTTGATGAGGCTTTCGAAGAGAAGCGCACCAAGCTTACCCAGGGCGATGATTTGCAGCCTGGCGTAACCAAGATGGTTAAGGTGTACCTGGCAGTGAAGCGTCGCTTACAGCCTGGTGACAAGATGGCCGGTCGTCACGGTAACAAAGGTGTAGTTTCTAAAATTGCCCCAGCAGAAGACATGCCATTTATGGCTGACGGACGCCCTGTTGACATCGTCTTGAACCCATTAGGAGTTCCTTCCCGTATGAACGTAGGTCAGATCTTGGAAACCCACTTAGGTTGGGCAGCCCAAGGTATTGGTAAGCGTATTGATGAGATGGTTCGTCAACAGGCTAAACAAGCTGAACTCCGTAAGTTCATGAAGCAGCTTTACAACGAAACCGGTCGTATCGAAGATATCGATAACTTCACTGATGAGCAGATTAACGTTTTGGCTGAGAATTTACGCCAAGGCTTGCCATTCGCAACCCCAGTGTTTGACGGTGCAACTGAAGCTGAAATCGGACGCATGCTCGAGTTGGCCTATCCAGAAGAAGTAGCTACTTCTTTGAAGATGACGCCTTCACGTCAGCAGATGATTTTGTGCGACGGCCGTACTGGCGATCAGTTTGAGCGTCCAGTTACTGTTGGTGTAATGCATGTCTTGAAGCTCCACCATTTGGTCGACGACAAGATGCACGCACGTTCAACCGGACCTTACTCCTTAGTGACGCAACAGCCACTGGGCGGTAAAGCTCAGTTTGGTGGTCAGCGCTTTGGTGAGATGGAAGTTTGGGCCCTCGAAGCATACGGTGCTTCATATGTCTTGCAGGAAATGCTGACAGTGAAGTCCGATGACGTCGCAGGCCGTACCAAGGTTTACGAAAACATCGTCAAGGGCGAGCACACAATTGATGCTGGCATGCCCGAATCCTTCAACGTGTTGGTAAAAGAAATCCGCTCGTTGGGTATTGACATTGACATGGAGCGCAACTGA
- the rplL gene encoding 50S ribosomal protein L7/L12 yields the protein MAITKEEIIDAVGSMSVMDLNDLVKAFEEKFGVSAAAMAVAGPAGAAGGAAAEEQTEFTVNLLEAGANKVSVIKAVREITGLGLKEAKDLVDGAPKPIKEAVDKKTAEEAKKKLEEAGAKAELK from the coding sequence ATGGCGATTACCAAAGAAGAAATCATTGATGCAGTAGGTAGCATGTCCGTAATGGATTTGAACGACTTGGTTAAGGCGTTCGAAGAGAAGTTTGGCGTTTCAGCTGCAGCGATGGCTGTTGCTGGTCCTGCTGGTGCTGCTGGTGGCGCTGCTGCTGAAGAGCAAACAGAATTTACTGTTAACTTGCTCGAAGCTGGCGCAAACAAAGTTTCAGTAATTAAGGCTGTTCGCGAAATCACTGGCCTTGGCTTGAAAGAAGCTAAAGACTTAGTTGATGGTGCTCCAAAGCCAATCAAAGAAGCTGTTGATAAGAAGACAGCTGAAGAAGCTAAGAAGAAGCTTGAAGAAGCTGGCGCTAAAGCAGAACTCAAGTAA
- the nusG gene encoding transcription termination/antitermination protein NusG, giving the protein MIDAELVSNPQATGNMRWYVIHAYSGMEKSVKRGLEERIARSGMPEKFGRILVPSEEVVEIKSGAKSVSERRFFPGYVLIEMEMTDESWHLVKNTPKVTGFVGGVRNRPSPISTAEVSKIMDQMQAGVDKPKPKTLFEVGEIVRVKEGPFVDFNGNIEEVNYEKSRLRVSVTIFGRGTPVELEFGQVEKM; this is encoded by the coding sequence ATGATTGATGCTGAATTGGTCTCAAATCCACAAGCTACTGGCAATATGCGCTGGTATGTAATTCATGCTTATTCAGGTATGGAAAAAAGCGTTAAAAGAGGCTTAGAAGAGCGTATTGCTCGTTCTGGTATGCCAGAAAAATTTGGCCGTATCTTGGTTCCATCCGAAGAGGTTGTAGAAATCAAGTCAGGCGCAAAATCTGTATCTGAGCGACGTTTCTTTCCAGGATATGTCTTGATTGAGATGGAAATGACGGACGAAAGCTGGCATTTGGTGAAAAACACGCCAAAAGTAACTGGTTTCGTTGGCGGTGTTCGTAATCGCCCAAGCCCGATTTCAACGGCAGAAGTATCCAAAATCATGGACCAAATGCAGGCTGGGGTAGATAAGCCTAAGCCCAAGACCTTATTTGAGGTCGGCGAGATCGTGCGAGTTAAAGAGGGTCCATTCGTTGACTTCAACGGCAATATTGAAGAAGTGAACTATGAGAAGTCAAGATTGCGCGTTTCTGTTACAATTTTTGGCCGCGGTACCCCAGTTGAGCTGGAGTTCGGACAAGTAGAAAAGATGTAA
- the rplA gene encoding 50S ribosomal protein L1 yields MTKLSKRLKAIESKVDRNKFYALEDALNLVKECATAKFDESIDVAVQLGIDAKKSDQVVRGAVVLPAGTGKHVRVAVFAQGEKAEQAKAAGAEIVGMEDLADQIKGGKIDFDILIASPDTMKIVGTLGQVLGPRGLMPNPKVGTVTPDVATAVKNAKAGQVQFRVDKAGIVHASIGRRSFEPAALKSNLLALLEALNKAKPPASKGIYLKKVAVSSTMGAGVRVDQASIQAAQ; encoded by the coding sequence ATGACTAAGTTATCTAAGCGTTTAAAAGCGATCGAATCTAAAGTAGACCGCAACAAGTTTTATGCATTAGAAGATGCATTGAATCTCGTTAAAGAGTGTGCAACTGCTAAGTTCGATGAGTCTATCGACGTTGCAGTTCAGTTGGGTATTGATGCCAAGAAATCTGACCAAGTTGTGCGAGGCGCAGTTGTACTCCCAGCCGGTACAGGTAAGCATGTTCGTGTAGCGGTATTTGCACAAGGCGAAAAAGCTGAACAAGCTAAAGCTGCTGGTGCTGAGATCGTTGGCATGGAAGACCTCGCTGATCAAATCAAAGGCGGAAAAATTGACTTTGATATTTTGATTGCATCCCCAGACACAATGAAGATTGTTGGTACTTTAGGTCAAGTATTGGGCCCACGTGGTTTGATGCCGAATCCAAAAGTCGGAACTGTTACTCCTGACGTTGCTACTGCAGTTAAGAATGCAAAAGCAGGCCAAGTGCAATTCCGTGTGGACAAAGCCGGTATCGTGCACGCAAGCATTGGCCGCCGTTCATTCGAGCCAGCTGCATTGAAATCAAACTTGCTCGCATTGCTTGAGGCTTTGAACAAGGCTAAGCCACCTGCATCTAAGGGTATTTATTTAAAGAAGGTTGCCGTAAGCAGCACCATGGGTGCAGGCGTACGTGTAGACCAAGCATCGATACAGGCGGCGCAGTAA